GGGACCGTGGCTGGGGTTGGAACACACCGAGTGTACAACTCGAAGCTGCTTACGAAGCTGGCGACCCACGCAAGAACCGCACCATCATGTACACCAGCACAGCTACCACTACTTACCAAACCATTTATGGCGAAACCATTCCTGTTGGTTTGCCTAACCCTCGTTATAATGGTAAAGTGGCCACTAATCCTTCTATCCGTTCAGCTATTGGCAACCGCTTTGGTTACTGGATGAATGTGCGTTTGCTTCGTTATGCCGATGTAGTGCTCATGTTTGCAGAAGCGGCCAACGAAGTAGGCGGCACTGCCAATATTGAAGCAGCCCGAGTAGCCCTCAACAGTGTTCGTGCCCGTGCCCGTGCTGGCAACAACAGTGTGCTGCCCGATGTAACCACTACCGATCAGGAATTGCTGCGCCAGGCCATTCGCCAGGAGCGTAGGGTAGAGCTGGCCATGGAGCACGACCGTTTCTGGGATATCGTTCGCTGGGGAATTGCACAAGATGTATTGCAGGCTGCGGGTAAAACCAATTTCTCCAACAGTCGTGATGTGTTGCTGCCCATTCCGCAAACACAAATTGACCTGAGTGCCGGTGTGCTCAAGCAAAATCCTGGCTATTAATTGTTGATGTTTTAAAACACGAATTATGAAAACAACATTTGCATATATGAAACAGGGCGCTTGCTGCATTGCTGGCTTTTTCGCTGCTGGCTACGGCTTGCAAAAAGGATGGTAATCCCTACAACCTGCCCGGCGTTAATCCTGCCGATTATCAAGGTAAGATTGATGGCTTCAATAGCTCCGACGAAGTATATCCGGAAAACGTGATTGCGTACTGGAGCTTCGACGATACCAAGAATGAATTGAAAACAAATACGGCACCCGGACAAACCGCCAACGATGTGTTTGTAACGGGTGGCGTAAGGGGCAAAGCCTTGAGCCTTGCTGCCGGCTATTTGTATTACCCCACACAGTTTGCCAAGTTCAAAACCGATTCGCTCAAAAACTGGAGCATTAGTGTTTGGGTAAAAATTTTGAACAATGGCAGCAAGCGTACCATGCTGTTTCAACTCACTCGTCCCGGTCAGTTTAATGGCAGTATCAACTTTGCGTTGAATACCCAGTCTTTCCCTGCCAGCAATACAAGCACGTTGCGCATTCAGCCTACTTTCCTTACTATGACTGGTGGCACACAAGACAATATCAACAACACTTTGTCGCCCACCATTGGTGCTGATAAATGGACGCACATAGTGCTCACCTATGAGTACCTCACGGGTATCTTCAACATTTGGGCAGATGGCTTAAAGATTGGTGGCTTCCCCAACCGTGGCACCGGCAACAACTCATTCAAAGCCTATGAGCCCAGCGAAGTCATCATTGGTTCTAACTACAACGGCATCCCCGGCAAGTCTGTGAGTTCAGATGTATCATTCGCCCCCATGACTGGTCAGGTAGATGAGCTGCGGGTGTACAATCGTTTGCTGCCCGATGCGCATATTAAAGCATTGTTCAACTTGGGTAAAGCCAATAAGTAATAGCAGTAGTTGTTAGTATAGTTTTATAAAGGGGCACATGGGTTAGGTCTTTTACCTGTGTGCCCCTATTTTGTGAACAAGAAATGAGTGTGATATGAAAAAAATACTTCTTGCCGCAGCCGGTGTGCTTTTTGTAATAGCATCAGCAGTTGCACAAAAAAAAGCGTTGCAAA
The Phnomibacter ginsenosidimutans genome window above contains:
- a CDS encoding LamG-like jellyroll fold domain-containing protein — protein: MLAFSLLATACKKDGNPYNLPGVNPADYQGKIDGFNSSDEVYPENVIAYWSFDDTKNELKTNTAPGQTANDVFVTGGVRGKALSLAAGYLYYPTQFAKFKTDSLKNWSISVWVKILNNGSKRTMLFQLTRPGQFNGSINFALNTQSFPASNTSTLRIQPTFLTMTGGTQDNINNTLSPTIGADKWTHIVLTYEYLTGIFNIWADGLKIGGFPNRGTGNNSFKAYEPSEVIIGSNYNGIPGKSVSSDVSFAPMTGQVDELRVYNRLLPDAHIKALFNLGKANK